The proteins below are encoded in one region of Silene latifolia isolate original U9 population chromosome 2, ASM4854445v1, whole genome shotgun sequence:
- the LOC141641125 gene encoding secreted RxLR effector protein 78-like: MKLDLQKAYDSIEWSFLKDMLKALNFPNHFIYLLMECVTTPHYSLSLNGELFGYFQGKRGLRQGDPLSPLLFTICLEYLSRILNRLTELDGFKHHPLFMKLNLTHLCFADDLLVFCRGVGLQWLL, encoded by the coding sequence ATGAAGTTGGATTTACAAAAAGCATATGATTCTATTGAATGGTCTTTTCTGAAGGATATGCTTAAGGCTCTGAACTTTCCTAACCATTTCATCTATCTATTGATGGAATGTGTTACTACTCCTCATTACTCTCTTTCCCTGAATGGAGAATTATTTGGATATTTTCAAGGCAAAAGAGGTTTGAGACAGGGTGATCCTCTGTCTCCCCTCTTGTTTACCATTTGCTTGGAATACTTGTCAAGGATTTTGAATAGATTGACTGAACTTGATGGCTTCAAGCATCACCCTCTTTTCATGAAGCTGAACCTCACACATTTATGTTTTGCTGATGATTTATTAGTATTCTGCAGAGGGGTTGGGCTTCAATGGTTGCTGTAA